DNA sequence from the Rhizobium lusitanum genome:
GTGCCATAGCAACAGCAAAGACCAGAGAAATAAAGCATCCGACCGGCCAGCCGATGCCGATCGCGGCACCGCCGGCACCTGACGTTGCCTGGGCAAGCGAATTGATACCGCCGGAAAGAATACAAATAATCGAAAAGGAAACCGCGAAATTCGAGAACGAGCTCATTCGCCGTTCCAACTCCTGGGCATAGCCCATGGAGTGCAGGATATGCACATCCTCTTTCTTGTCTAAGTCTGTGTAATCAGACATGTCATTCCCCCTAAAACCAAGCCTTCCGCGGAATTGCGAAAGACCGTATCTCATGTGAACCACCGACTTTTTGCCGTATGGCCCGATCGCAGTTGAGCTGCTCCCCGGGGTCTTTTCTTCTTCTAATCAGGCTTCCAGACTGCTCTGGAGAAGCCCTGTCAGATAGTCGGCCACGACCCCTTGGCCGACGTCATCCACGACGAGGTCGTTGCGGACCTCGATCATCACGTTATGCAAACCATTGGCGATCCCATGCAATTTCAGCGTATGGGTCACTCCGTCCTCAGGCCCGTAGGGCTCGTTGCGTTCGGTACGATAGAGCGGCGCCTCAGCCGCCGCGTCCAGCATGCGATCCGCCAGCCAGCGATCATTATCGTGCAGAATGCCGAGCTCTACTGCCCGACGCTTGCCGTTGTAGACGGGCGTAAAACTGTGGACAGTGACGATCACGTTTTTTTGTCCCCTGGCCCCCCGCTCTTTCAGGAGCGCCCGAATGCGATTGTGGAACGGTATGTAAAGCGCCTCGGTCCGTGCCTCCCGATCCACAGCCCGCAGATGCTGATTGCCAGGGATCGTGTAGATCTCGCTGATTTCCGGCATGGCGCCGGCGCTTTCCGGTGGCCGGTTGCAATCATAAATCAGGCGCGAGAAGCGCTGATGAACCAATGTTGCATCGAGGCTATCGGAGATTTTCCGGGCAACAGCCAATGCCCCCGGATCCCAAGCAATGTGGCTGGAAAGCGCTTCCGGTGACAGGCCAAGATCGCCGAAGCGCTCCGGCAGCCTGCGAGATGCATGTTCGCAAATGATGAAAAACGGACTCTTTCCGTCCGGCCGCTCGACCGCAACGCACTCGCCATCCGCTTCCGTCAAAATGCCTTGCTGGGCAAGCATTGCAGGCGCCCCATCGCTACTTAATAAATTTTTTATAAGAAAAGAATTCTTCAGGTTCCGGCGACTGTCAACTGCAAACTGAAATTATTTCTTCATTTGTGACATTGACTCGAAATGTGACAGCGTTGTTATATCGTCGCAGGAGACTGGCATAAGACCGTCCCGGGGAGCTAAAATCGAGTGAGCAATGCGTCGAAGACAGTTTCGGACGTAATCCATGCCCAATTCGACGCGTTGACGCGCGCCGAGAAGCAGCTCGCCAAGAGCCTGCTCGACAATTACCCCGTTTCGGGGTTGGGCAGTATTACGACGGTCGCCGAGAACGCCCGCGTGTCCACGCCGACCGTGGCGCGCATGGTGCAGAAACTTGGCTACAAAGGTTATCCGGATTTTCAGTCGCACCTCCATCACGAGGTCGAGGCGACCATCTCCAATCCGCTGACGAAGCATGATCGCTGGGCATCCAAGGCCCCTGGCACGCATATCCTCAACCGATTTGCCGACGCCATCATGGGCAATCTTCGCCAGACCCTGACGGATCTCGATGTGGCGACCTTCGAGAGCGTCGCCGCGCTGCTGTCGGAGCGTAAACGCGGGCTTTATTTCGTTGGCGGGCGCATCACCGGCGCGCTTGCGGAATATTTCTTCACCCATATGCAGGTCATCCGCCCGAACACGACCTTGCTCTCCTCCAATTCCAGCTCGTGGCCGCAATATGTTTTGAACATGAACCCCGGCGACCTGCTCGTGATCTTCGATATCAGGCGCTATGAGCAGGAGATGGTCAATCTCGCCGCCGCCGCCCGCCGCCACGGGGCAGAGATCATCGTCTTCACCGACCAATGGGCGACTCCAGCCGCCAAGCATGCCAAGCACACCTTTCGCGTGCAAATTGAAGCACCTTCGGCCTGGGATTCCTCTGTCGTCACCCTCTTCATCGTCGAGGCGCTGATCGAGGCCGTGCAGAGTTCGACCTGGGACGAGACGAGCGAGCGCATGAAAACCCTGGAGGGCCTCTTCGAACAGACGCGCCTGTTCCGCAAGCTAAGTTAGAAGGAAAAGAAGTATTGAATAGCGACCTACGAATTCGCCAGCGAGACATTGTCCGTCATAGTTCGTGAATAAGAGTAAATCCTTGCATTTGCTGGAAACGCAACTCATTGAACCCGTCACACAACCTTCATGCAACGTCATTAACAGCAACGCCAGACACTGAAAACCTAAAAGGAGGAATACCAGTGATCACGAAAATTCATCGTCTTCTGACGCTCTCCACCGCGATGATCATGGCGTCGACCGCCATCGCCGCTGCTGAACCGAGCGCGGACCTCATTGCTGCCGCCAAAAAGGAAGGCACGCTGACCACCATCGCCCTGCCCCACAACTGGTGCGGTTATGGCGACCTTATCGCAGCCTTCAAGGCGAAATATGGCATCGAAGTCAACGAACTCAACCCGGACGCCGGTTCGGGCGACGAAGTTGAAGCCATCCGCGCCAACAAGGGCAACACCGGCCCGCAGGCTCCCGACGTCATCGACGTTGGTCTCTCCTTTGGTCCGTCCGCCAAGAAAGACGGCCTGATCCAGCCTTACAAGGTCTCGACCTGGGATTCGATTCCGGACAGCGCCAAGGATGCCGACGGCTACTGGTACGGCGACTATTACGGCGTTCTCTCCTTCGTCGTGAACAAGGACATCGTCAAGAACCCGCCGAAGGACTGGGCTGACCTGCTGAAGCCGGAATACGCCAACACGGTATCGCTCGCTGGCGACCCGCGCACGTCCAATCAGGCCGTCCAGGCCGCTTACGCTGCCGGCCTCGCCGCTGGCGAAAAGGATGCGACCAAGATCGGCGAAGCCGGCCTGAAGTATTTCGCTCAGCTCAACAAGGCTGGTAATTTCGTTCCGGTCATCGGCAAGTCCGCTTCGCTCGCTCAGGGCGCGACCCCGATCGTCGTCGCCTGGGACTATAACGGTCTTGCATGGCGTGACAGCCTGAACGGCAACCCGCCGGTCGATGTTACGGTTCCGGCTTCGGGCGTTGTCGCTGGCGTCTACGTCCAGGCGATCTCGGCTTTCGCTCCGCACCCGAACGCTGCCAAGCTCTGGATGGAATTCCTTTATTCCGACGAAGGCCAGATTGGCTGGCTGAAGGGCTATTGCCACCCGATCCGCTTCAACGACCTTGCAAAGAACGGCAAGGTTCCGAAGGAGCTCCTCGACAAGCTGCCCCCGGCTGCCGCCTATGAAAAGGCCGTGTTCCCGACGCTCGACGAACAGGCTGCTGGCAAGACCGCCATCACCACCAATTGGGACAGCGTCGTCGGTTCGAACGTGCAGTAATCCGACTTGAAATGACCTCCCCGTTTCGACGGGGAGGTTTTCCGTTTTCGATGCCGCAGATTGGGCACTTCATGAGCACCGTCACAACATCAACGATCAGTTCTGCTCCCCTGATCAGCAAGCGCGCGGTCATCGATTGGCTGGGCATTGCGCCCTTCCTGATCTTCGCGCTGCTGTTTCTGATTTTCCCGACGATCTATCTTGTCGCCGGCGCCTTTTTGACGCCCGATGGAAGCCTCACCCTCCAGAACATCGTCGGCCTGTTCACGCCGTCCATCATGAACTCCTACTGGATCAGCATCAAAGTGTCGGTTGTTTCCGCGCTTGGCGGCGCGCTGATCGGTTTCTATCTCGCCTGGGCACTGGTCATGGGCGGCCTTCCGGCCTGGGTCCGCCATACATTTCTGACCTTTTCGGGCGTGGCCTCCAATTTCGCCGGTGTACCGCTAGCCTTCGCGTTCATCGCCACGATCGGCCGTCTCGGGCTCGTCACCGTGTTGATGGTTGAGTTGTTCGGCTTCAATCTTTACTCGACCGGCTTCAACCTCTACAGCTTCATCGGCCTCACCATCACCTATATGTATTTCCAGATCCCCCTGATGGTGCTGATTATCACGCCGGCGCTGGACGGCATGAAGAAGGAATGGCGCGAGGCAGCCTCCATTCTCGGCGCCACCAACGGGCAATATTGGCTGATGGTGGCACTGCCCATCCTCTGGCCAAGCCTGCTCGGCACGACGCTGCTGTTGTTTGCCAATGCTTTCGGCGCGATCGCGACAGCCATCGCATTGACCGGCAGCTCGCTCAATATCGTGCCGATCCAGCTCTACGCCCAAATTCGCGGCGATGTGCTGCATAATGCCAATCTCGGCTATGCCATGGCGCTCGGCATGATCGTCATCACCGGCATCTCGAACGTCATCTACATTCTCATGCGCATGCGCGCTGAACGGTGGCAAAAATGAAGCTGCAAAAATTCTTTGCCTGGATCGCGGTCGCCATCGGCGCCTTCTATTTCATCGTACCGCTTATCGGCACGTTGGAATTCTCGTTGCGCATGCGCCGCAACGCCTACAGTTTTGATGCCTATACCTCGGTCTTTTCCGATCCCAACTTCCTTTACGCCTTTGGCTATTCCATGCTGATGGCCGTGCTGACCATCATTTTCGGCATGCTGCTTGTGGTGCCGACGGCCTATTGGGTTCGCCTGCGGCTGCCGCAAATACGCCCGCTGGTGGAATTCATCACCTTGATGCCGCTGGTCATCCCGGCAATCGTCATCGTCTTCGGCTATTTGCGTCTCTATAACTCGTCGTCGATCCTGCCGCTGACGGGCTATAATCAAACGACCAATATCTTGCTCGTCTGTTCGTACATTGTGCTGTCGCTGCCCTATATGTATCGTTCGGTCGATACGGCGATGCGCACGATCGACATTGGCACGCTGACCGAAGCCGCCGAAAGCCTGGGTGCCAGCTGGACGACCATCATGTTCAAATGCATCTTCCCGAATGTCATGAGCGGCGTGCTTTCCGGCGCCTTCATCACGCTTGCGATCGTCATGGGCGAGTTCACCATGGCCTCACTCCTCAATCGTCCGGCATTCGGCCCCTATATGCAGCTCGTCGGCGCCAACCAAGCTTATCAGTCCTCAGCGCTGGCGATCATCGCACTCGCCATAACCTGGCTCAGCATGGGCTTGCTCCAGCTCGTGTCCCGTTTCTCAAAATCCGCTCCGATTAAGGCGTAAGGCTCCTCACCATGGCTTTTCTCGAACTTACCCATCTCAAAAAATCCTTCGGCGAGGTCCAGGTCGTTCACGACTTCACCATGCACATCGAGAAGGGAGAATTCGTCTCCTTCCTCGGACCGTCGGGTTGCGGCAAGACGACAGTCCTGCGCATGATCGCCGGCTTCGAAAACCCGACCGCCGGCACCTTAACGATCAACGGCAAGGACCAGCGGCCGCTGAAACCGAACCAGCGCAATATCGGCATGGTGTTCCAGGCCTATGCGCTGTTTCCGAACATGACCGTGCACGACAACGTCGCCTTCGGCCTCAAGGTCGCCGGCATGGCCAAGCCCGACATCGACAGCCGAGTCAAGGAAATGCTCGGCCTGATCAAGCTCGATCATCTTGCCGACCGCTATCCCTACCAGATGTCCGGCGGCCAGCAGCAGCGTGTGGCGC
Encoded proteins:
- a CDS encoding MurR/RpiR family transcriptional regulator, producing the protein MSNASKTVSDVIHAQFDALTRAEKQLAKSLLDNYPVSGLGSITTVAENARVSTPTVARMVQKLGYKGYPDFQSHLHHEVEATISNPLTKHDRWASKAPGTHILNRFADAIMGNLRQTLTDLDVATFESVAALLSERKRGLYFVGGRITGALAEYFFTHMQVIRPNTTLLSSNSSSWPQYVLNMNPGDLLVIFDIRRYEQEMVNLAAAARRHGAEIIVFTDQWATPAAKHAKHTFRVQIEAPSAWDSSVVTLFIVEALIEAVQSSTWDETSERMKTLEGLFEQTRLFRKLS
- a CDS encoding ABC transporter permease; this encodes MKLQKFFAWIAVAIGAFYFIVPLIGTLEFSLRMRRNAYSFDAYTSVFSDPNFLYAFGYSMLMAVLTIIFGMLLVVPTAYWVRLRLPQIRPLVEFITLMPLVIPAIVIVFGYLRLYNSSSILPLTGYNQTTNILLVCSYIVLSLPYMYRSVDTAMRTIDIGTLTEAAESLGASWTTIMFKCIFPNVMSGVLSGAFITLAIVMGEFTMASLLNRPAFGPYMQLVGANQAYQSSALAIIALAITWLSMGLLQLVSRFSKSAPIKA
- a CDS encoding ABC transporter permease, yielding MSTVTTSTISSAPLISKRAVIDWLGIAPFLIFALLFLIFPTIYLVAGAFLTPDGSLTLQNIVGLFTPSIMNSYWISIKVSVVSALGGALIGFYLAWALVMGGLPAWVRHTFLTFSGVASNFAGVPLAFAFIATIGRLGLVTVLMVELFGFNLYSTGFNLYSFIGLTITYMYFQIPLMVLIITPALDGMKKEWREAASILGATNGQYWLMVALPILWPSLLGTTLLLFANAFGAIATAIALTGSSLNIVPIQLYAQIRGDVLHNANLGYAMALGMIVITGISNVIYILMRMRAERWQK
- a CDS encoding N-formylglutamate amidohydrolase, coding for MLAQQGILTEADGECVAVERPDGKSPFFIICEHASRRLPERFGDLGLSPEALSSHIAWDPGALAVARKISDSLDATLVHQRFSRLIYDCNRPPESAGAMPEISEIYTIPGNQHLRAVDREARTEALYIPFHNRIRALLKERGARGQKNVIVTVHSFTPVYNGKRRAVELGILHDNDRWLADRMLDAAAEAPLYRTERNEPYGPEDGVTHTLKLHGIANGLHNVMIEVRNDLVVDDVGQGVVADYLTGLLQSSLEA
- a CDS encoding ABC transporter substrate-binding protein; its protein translation is MITKIHRLLTLSTAMIMASTAIAAAEPSADLIAAAKKEGTLTTIALPHNWCGYGDLIAAFKAKYGIEVNELNPDAGSGDEVEAIRANKGNTGPQAPDVIDVGLSFGPSAKKDGLIQPYKVSTWDSIPDSAKDADGYWYGDYYGVLSFVVNKDIVKNPPKDWADLLKPEYANTVSLAGDPRTSNQAVQAAYAAGLAAGEKDATKIGEAGLKYFAQLNKAGNFVPVIGKSASLAQGATPIVVAWDYNGLAWRDSLNGNPPVDVTVPASGVVAGVYVQAISAFAPHPNAAKLWMEFLYSDEGQIGWLKGYCHPIRFNDLAKNGKVPKELLDKLPPAAAYEKAVFPTLDEQAAGKTAITTNWDSVVGSNVQ